From Ipomoea triloba cultivar NCNSP0323 chromosome 5, ASM357664v1, the proteins below share one genomic window:
- the LOC116020236 gene encoding uncharacterized protein LOC116020236, with translation MTSNRDWMYTRIRNGLLTEEFLAGRETFIQFATSEHSWMDGERIKCPCNQRKCQNTKFLDVPTVKFHLAKYGFVSDYYVWRFHGEANLRVDVDQDVGAPSQMASEEASNAYHTMVMDVAGPEFNVDEIEESPNPEAQKFYDMLKAADQELWPGSKNHSQLSLVARLMSLKSENHISEKCFNQFTELIKEVAPEDNLVPENFYETKKLLRGMGLPVQKIDCCKNNCMIYWESDIDMTTCKFCARESDIDMTTCKFCAHPRFIDMTTCKFCAHPRFKQMTTCKFCAHPRFKQISRGATKRQKTNVAYKKMYYFPLVPRLQRLYASNATANDMKWHANSVEDGIMRHPSDSLAWKHFNRIYPDFASEIRNVRLGLCTDGFQPFGQSGQQYSSWPVILTTYNLPPWMCMKADYMFLTVLVPGPKNPKEKIDVFLQPLIAELNQLWEVGVQTYDISKKQNFQMRAALLWTVSDFPAYSMLSGWSTAGRLACPYCMDKSDAFTLKHSGKQSWFDNHWKFLPANHPFRKNKTAFFKNKAITTEAPLVWSGYDILAEIETLGLKKVTKLDAAEVNRLISKTCGWKKRSIFWDLPYWSSHLVRHNLDVMHIEKXILI, from the coding sequence ATGACTTCAAATCGTGATTGGATGTATACACGAATTAGAAATGGTCTTCTCACTGAGGAGTTTTTGGCGGGTCGTGAAACGTTCATCCAATTTGCTACTAGTGAACATAGTTGGATGGACGGGGAAAGAATTAAGTGTCCATGTAATCAGCGCAAGTGTCAAAACACCAAGTTTTTAGATGTGCCTACCGTGAAATTCCACTTAGCAAAATATGGATTTGTGTCGGACTACTATGTTTGGCGCTTCCATGGCGAGGCCAATCTGAGGGTAGATGTCGATCAAGATGTTGGTGCCCCATCTCAAATGGCTAGTGAAGAAGCATCTAATGCGTACCATACAATGGTTATGGATGTTGCTGGTCCTGAATTTAATGTGGATGAAATAGAAGAATCGCCAAATCCCGAGGCCCAAAAGTTTTATGACATGCTGAAAGCTGCAGATCAAGAGTTGTGGCCTGGGAGTAAAAACCACTCGCAGTTGTCTCTTGTAGCTCGACTTATGAGCTTGAAATCAGAAAATCACATATCAGAAAAATGTTTCAATCAATTCACTGAACTTATTAAAGAAGTTGCTCCAGAAGATAATCTAGTCCCTGAAAACTTCTACGAAACCAAGAAGCTATTACGGGGTATGGGGTTGCCAGTTCAGAAGATTGATTGTTGCAAGAACAACTGCATGATATATTGGGAGTCAGATATTGATATGACAACGTGTAAGTTTTGTGCCCGGGAGTCAGATATTGATATGACAACGTGTAAGTTTTGTGCCCATCCTCGATTTATTGATATGACAACGTGTAAGTTTTGTGCCCATCCTCGATTTAAACAAATGACAACGTGTAAGTTTTGTGCCCATCCTCGATTTAAACAAATTTCTCGTGGTGctacaaaaagacaaaaaactAATGTAGCAtacaaaaaaatgtattactttccTCTAGTTCCTCGATTGCAGAGGTTGTATGCATCTAATGCTACAGCAAATGATATGAAGTGGCATGCAAATTCAGTTGAAGATGGAATCATGCGTCATCCCTCAGACTCGCTTGCTTGGAAGCATTTTAACCGCATTTATCCTGACTTTGCATCTGAAATTCGAAATGTCAGGTTAGGTCTATGCACGGATGGTTTTCAACCATTTGGACAATCAGGGCAGCAATACTCCTCATGGCCTGTGATACTAACAACATACAACTTGCCTCCTTGGATGTGTATGAAGGCGGATTATATGTTCTTGACCGTATTGGTTCCAGGTCCAAAAAATCCAAAAGAGAAGATAGATGTTTTTCTCCAACCGCTTATTGCAGAGTTAAACCAATTATGGGAAGTAGGTGTTCAAACATATGATATTTCTAAGAAGCAGAATTTTCAGATGCGAGCTGCCCTTTTATGGACAGTTAGTGATTTTCCTGCATATTCGATGCTATCCGGGTGGAGCACTGCTGGGAGGTTAGCTTGTCCGTATTGCATGGACAAATCAGATGCCTTCACCCTAAAACATAGTGGTAAGCAATCGTGGTTTGACAATCATTGGAAGTTTTTGCCAGCGAATCATCCATTTCGCAAGAATAAGACAGCGTTTTTCAAGAATAAAGCGATTACAACTGAGGCACCGCTTGTTTGGTCAGGATATGATATCCTTGCAGAGATTGAGACTTTAGGCCTTAAGAAGGTCACTAAATTGGATGCTGCTGAAGTTAATCGATTAATTTCCAAAACTTGCGGTTGGAAGAAACGAAGTATCTTTTGGGATTTGCCGTATTGGAGTTCACACTTGGTACGACATAATTTGGATGTCATGCATATAGAAAAANAGATATTGATATGA
- the LOC116020237 gene encoding uncharacterized protein LOC116020237, with amino-acid sequence MYYFPLVPRLQRLYASNATANDMKWHANSVEDGIMRHPSDSLAWKHFNRIYPDFASEIRNVRLGLCTDGFQPFGQSGQQYSSWPVILTTYNLPPWMCMKADYMFLTVLVPGPKNPKEKIDVFLQPLIAELNQLWEVGVQTYDISKKQNFQMRAALLWTVSDFPAYSMLSGWSTAGRLACPYCMDKSDAFTLKHSGKQSWFDNHWKFLPANHPFRKNKTAFFKNKAITTEAPLVWSGYDILAEIETLGLKKVTKLDAAEVNRLISKTCGWKKRSIFWDLPYWSSHLVRHNLDVMYWSSHLVRHNLDVMHIEKNVFDNVFNTVMDVKNVFDNVFNTVMDVIGKTKDTYKSREELNDYCRRPELKRNLRLIPIAFRELLPLNVWKVLTELSLFFKNLTSTTIRVEEMMKLENDIPLILCKLERIFPPSFFDSMEHLPIHLAYEARIAGPVQYRWMYPFERYLRKLKNNVKNKAKVEGSISNAYLVEEASSFCSYYFEDHVSTKHRNVPRNADSSEYVVDEHKETLSIFKYSGRAFGKSKARYMTNEEFKAAQTYVLLNCSEVEPFIE; translated from the exons atgtattactttccTCTAGTTCCTCGATTGCAGAGGTTGTATGCATCTAATGCTACAGCAAATGATATGAAGTGGCATGCAAATTCAGTTGAAGATGGAATCATGCGTCATCCCTCAGACTCGCTTGCTTGGAAGCATTTTAACCGCATTTATCCTGACTTTGCATCTGAAATTCGAAATGTCAGGTTAGGTCTATGCACGGATGGTTTTCAACCATTTGGACAATCAGGGCAGCAATACTCCTCATGGCCTGTGATACTAACAACATACAACTTGCCTCCTTGGATGTGTATGAAGGCGGATTATATGTTCTTGACCGTATTGGTTCCAGGTCCAAAAAATCCAAAAGAGAAGATAGATGTTTTTCTCCAACCGCTTATTGCAGAGTTAAACCAATTATGGGAAGTAGGTGTTCAAACATATGATATTTCTAAGAAGCAGAATTTTCAGATGCGAGCTGCCCTTTTATGGACAGTTAGTGATTTTCCTGCATATTCGATGCTATCCGGGTGGAGCACTGCTGGGAGGTTAGCTTGTCCGTATTGCATGGACAAATCAGATGCCTTCACCCTAAAACATAGTGGTAAGCAATCGTGGTTTGACAATCATTGGAAGTTTTTGCCAGCGAATCATCCATTTCGCAAGAATAAGACAGCGTTTTTCAAGAATAAAGCGATTACAACTGAGGCACCGCTTGTTTGGTCAGGATATGATATCCTTGCAGAGATTGAGACTTTAGGCCTTAAGAAGGTCACTAAATTGGATGCTGCTGAAGTTAATCGATTAATTTCCAAAACTTGCGGTTGGAAGAAACGAAGTATCTTTTGGGATTTGCCGTATTGGAGTTCACACTTGGTACGACATAATTTGGATGTCATGTATTGGAGTTCACACTTGGTACGACATAATTTGGATGTCATGCATATAGAAAAAAATGTGTTTGATAATGTGTTCAACACAGTTATGGATGTTAAAAATGTGTTTGATAATGTGTTCAACACAGTTATGGATGTTATTGGAAAAACAAAggacacatataaatctagagAAGAGCTGAATGATTATTGTCGGCGGCCTGAGCTGAAGCGAAACCTT AGGTTAATACCAATTGCATTTCGTGAGTTGCTACCGCTAAATGTTTGGAAAGTTCTTACAGAGTTGAGTTTATTCTTTAAGAACCTTACTTCCACTACAATTAGAGTTGAGGAAATGATGAAACTCGAGAATGATATACCTCTCATTCTTTGTAAACTTGAACGTATATTTCCTCCTAGTTTCTTCGACTCCATGGAACATCTACCAATCCACTTAGCTTATGAAGCAAGGATTGCTGGTCCAGTTCAATATAGGTGGATGTATCCATTTGAGAG ATACCTtcgaaaattgaaaaataatgtcAAAAATAAAGCGAAGGTCGAGGGCTCTATATCTAATGCATATTTGGTGGAAGAAGCATCATCGTTCTGTTCATACTATTTTGAGGACCATGTTAGCACGAAACACAGAAATGTCCCTCGAAATGCGGATAGTAGTGAATATGTAGTTGATGAACATAAAGAAACTCTTTCTATATTTAAGTATTCGGGTCGAGcatttggaaaatcaaaagcGAGATATATGACAAATGAAGAGTTTAAAGCTGCTCAAACCTATGTGTTGTTAAATTGTTCAGAAGTGGAGCcatttattgagtaa